The following are encoded in a window of Haloarcula laminariae genomic DNA:
- a CDS encoding DUF7096 domain-containing protein — protein MRPLSALLVALLFVTAAALPVAGAYPTQTQERSETTATSLPSIATVPNTTNQLTIPAGDVRRSSYDSTGIDVGTATAAWSAQLQHRHEALSFEERFRQIESRDARTRLINDRLADIEAKEQALDERQDGAMARYARGEISASTFLRTRLLVDAEAAELLETLDRIATAPDTAPDYSLSESTTARLRSVEGELRTLTGPVGGQLQSAETADRTHYIEVSDDGYMLATMTDDEYIRETRLDGARDASAPDQFLQTAVNDGDPGTDRLDVADERAADLYPWLYERQRPSLTYYGTSGIYELTANHPNGELTAYLDGGTTDIFYEEQFRGLSDVQTTATRRNVNDTLAVTVRRSSPTGPLLVSAANDETGATVDGTVTINGQSVGTTGGDGVLWTVEPRGAYTVTVSTDTGNTTVAVPAS, from the coding sequence ATGCGACCGCTTTCAGCCCTCCTCGTCGCGCTGCTGTTCGTCACCGCGGCGGCCCTCCCGGTCGCGGGCGCCTACCCGACACAGACCCAGGAGCGGAGCGAAACGACCGCTACCTCCCTGCCGAGTATCGCGACGGTCCCGAACACGACGAACCAGCTCACCATCCCGGCCGGCGACGTCCGCCGGTCGAGCTACGACAGCACCGGCATCGACGTCGGCACCGCCACGGCGGCCTGGTCGGCACAGCTCCAGCACCGACACGAGGCGCTCTCGTTCGAGGAGCGGTTCCGTCAAATCGAGAGCCGCGACGCGCGGACGAGGCTCATCAACGACCGCCTGGCCGACATCGAGGCCAAGGAGCAGGCGCTCGACGAGCGCCAGGACGGAGCCATGGCCCGCTACGCACGCGGCGAGATATCGGCGTCGACGTTTCTCAGGACGCGGCTCCTGGTCGACGCCGAAGCCGCGGAGCTCCTGGAGACGCTAGACCGGATCGCCACCGCCCCCGACACCGCCCCCGACTACTCGCTGAGCGAGTCGACGACGGCCCGGCTGCGCTCGGTCGAGGGCGAGCTGCGGACGCTCACCGGCCCGGTCGGCGGCCAGCTCCAGTCGGCTGAGACGGCCGATAGAACGCACTACATCGAGGTGTCCGACGACGGCTACATGCTCGCGACGATGACTGACGACGAGTACATCCGGGAGACGCGCCTCGACGGGGCACGCGACGCGAGCGCGCCCGACCAGTTCCTCCAGACAGCGGTCAACGACGGCGACCCCGGGACCGACCGGCTTGACGTCGCCGACGAGCGGGCGGCGGACCTGTACCCGTGGCTCTACGAGCGACAGCGGCCCAGCCTCACCTACTACGGGACCTCGGGCATCTACGAGCTGACGGCCAACCATCCCAACGGCGAGCTGACGGCGTATCTCGACGGCGGGACGACCGATATCTTCTACGAGGAGCAGTTCCGCGGGCTCTCCGACGTACAGACGACGGCGACCCGGCGCAACGTCAACGACACCCTCGCAGTGACGGTCCGACGGTCGAGTCCGACCGGGCCGCTGCTCGTCAGCGCCGCGAACGACGAGACGGGCGCGACCGTCGACGGCACCGTCACCATCAA
- a CDS encoding helix-turn-helix transcriptional regulator, with amino-acid sequence MVPRAFPVLLVLLFVAFPAVSAATSTAAAGVGPAAQSAQSQELDPENTTFHVQLRPNGDARWTIIERFNLTDENDTRAFETTRDAFLAGNSDRALLTEFRAANDAAATATGRDMALRNVSRDYEIDGDRGRLVLSFNWTNFAAVNGSRLSLQDAFYTPDGTWLTTLRSDQSLIISPPQGYTLTNSPPDSYFDNGNLRIDGGPTTTFERGDLDIVYEGDSTTQPGPNTGDFPLWTGMSLLLIVGLAAVLLYLNGQDEFPSVGSVGTDSDDGGDAPAPEPPAADGATDDIDAELLSDEERVERLLTRNGGRMKQARIVKETGWSNAKVSQLLSSMDEDGRIDKLRIGRENLISFPDEDVTEIED; translated from the coding sequence ATGGTCCCGCGGGCATTCCCCGTCCTCCTCGTCCTCCTCTTCGTTGCGTTCCCAGCGGTCTCGGCGGCCACGTCGACCGCCGCCGCCGGAGTCGGACCGGCCGCGCAGTCGGCCCAGAGCCAGGAACTCGACCCGGAGAACACGACGTTTCACGTACAGCTGCGACCGAACGGCGACGCCCGGTGGACGATAATCGAGCGGTTCAACCTGACGGACGAAAACGACACACGCGCCTTCGAGACCACCCGCGATGCGTTCCTCGCCGGCAACAGTGACCGGGCTCTCCTCACCGAGTTCCGGGCGGCCAACGACGCCGCAGCGACCGCCACCGGCCGGGACATGGCGCTCAGGAACGTAAGCCGCGACTACGAAATCGACGGCGACCGCGGCCGCCTCGTGCTTTCGTTCAACTGGACGAACTTCGCGGCCGTCAACGGGAGCCGACTGTCGCTTCAGGACGCGTTCTACACGCCCGACGGGACGTGGCTCACCACCCTCAGATCGGACCAGTCGCTCATCATCTCACCGCCCCAGGGGTACACCCTGACGAACTCCCCACCGGACTCGTACTTCGACAACGGCAACCTCCGAATCGACGGCGGTCCGACCACCACGTTCGAACGGGGCGACCTGGATATCGTCTACGAGGGCGACAGTACCACCCAGCCGGGGCCAAACACCGGGGACTTCCCGCTGTGGACCGGTATGAGCCTCCTGCTCATCGTGGGCCTGGCGGCTGTGTTGCTCTACCTGAACGGACAGGACGAGTTCCCGAGCGTGGGGTCGGTCGGTACCGACAGCGACGACGGCGGCGACGCGCCGGCGCCCGAGCCCCCCGCCGCCGACGGAGCGACCGACGATATCGACGCGGAACTGCTGAGCGACGAGGAGCGCGTCGAACGGCTGCTCACCCGAAACGGCGGCCGGATGAAACAGGCCCGCATCGTCAAGGAGACGGGCTGGTCCAACGCCAAGGTGTCACAGCTGCTCTCCTCGATGGACGAGGACGGCCGCATCGACAAGCTCCGTATCGGCCGGGAGAACCTCATCTCCTTCCCCGACGAGGACGTCACCGAAATCGAGGACTAG